A window of Mixophyes fleayi isolate aMixFle1 chromosome 10, aMixFle1.hap1, whole genome shotgun sequence contains these coding sequences:
- the MAF gene encoding transcription factor Maf produces the protein MASELAMSSSDLPTSPLAMEYVNDFDLMKFEVKKEPVETDRIISQCGRLIAGGSLSSTPMSTPCSSVPPSPSFSAPSPSSGSDQKSHLEDYYWMTGYPQQINPEALGFSPEDAVEALISSNTQQQQQQQQLQGYDGFARGQQYPSSGGMPGEDIGSAAAVVSAVIAAAAAQNGAPHHHHHHHQHHPGVHGAGVPPAGGGGGGGGGGSSPSSSVVGGLHQQPPHHHHHHHHHLHFDDRFSDEQLVTMSVRELNRQLRGVSKEEVIRLKQKRRTLKNRGYAQSCRFKRVQQRHVLESEKNQLLQQVEHLKQEISRLLRERDAYKEKYEKLLGSGFRENGSSNSENPSSPEYFMS, from the exons ATGGCATCAGAACTGGCAATGAGCAGCTCCGACCTGCCCACTAGTCCCCTGGCCATGGAATATGTTAATGACTTCGATCTGATGAAGTTTGAAGTGAAAAAGGAGCCGGTGGAGACCGACCGCATCATCAGCCAGTGCGGCCGCCTGATCGCCGGGGGATCGCTGTCTTCCACCCCGATGAGCACGCCCTGCAGCTCGGTGCCCCCTTCCCCCAGCTTCTCGGCCCCCAGTCCGAGCTCCGGGAGTGACCAAAAGAGCCACCTGGAAGACTACTACTGGATGACCGGGTACCCCCAGCAGATCAACCCGGAGGCGTTGGGGTTCAGCCCGGAGGACGCAGTGGAAGCGCTGATCAGCAGTAacacccagcagcagcagcagcagcagcagctccagGGCTACGATGGCTTTGCTAGGGGGCAGCAGTACCCGTCCTCGGGTGGGATGCCCGGGGAAGACATTGGCTCTGCAGCCGCGGTGGTCTCTGCAGTGATCGCCGCCGCTGCAGCCCAGAACGGGGcaccccaccaccaccatcaccaccaccagcACCACCCCGGGGTGCACGGTGCCGGAGTGCCgcctgcaggaggaggaggagggggtggtggaGGAGGCAGCTCCCCGTCCTCCTCGGTGGTCGGGGGTCTCCACCAGCAGccgccccaccaccaccaccaccaccaccaccacctgcACTTCGACGACCGCTTCTCGGACGAGCAGCTGGTCACCATGTCCGTCCGGGAGCTGAACCGGCAGCTGAGGGGGGTGAGCAAGGAGGAGGTGATCCGGCtgaagcagaagaggaggacCCTGAAGAACAGGGGGTATGCGCAGTCCTGCAGGTTCAAGAGGGTGCAGCAGAGGCACGTCCTGGAGTCCGAGAAGAACCAGCTGCTGCAGCAGGTGGAGCACCTCAAGCAGGAGATCTCCCGGCTGCTGCGGGAGAGGGACGCCTACAAGGAGAAGTACGAGAAGCTCTTGGGAAGCGGCTTCAGAGAAAACGGCTCCAGCAACAGCGAAAACCCCTCCTCTCCGGAGTATTTCAT gtCATGA